The Buttiauxella selenatireducens genome has a window encoding:
- a CDS encoding beta-galactosidase produces MTCLSGTVAASLAAIIGRRDWENPAVTQLNRLAAHPPFASWRDEREACNDAPSASLISLNGDWQFSYFTQPEKVPETWLSADLPDAQTLPVPSNWQMHGFDAPIYTNVTYPIPVTPPHVPEENPTGCYSLTFNVDASWLESGQPRIIFDGVNSAFHLWCNGHWIGYGQDSRLPSEFDLSKVLNAGENRIAVMVLRWCDGSYLEDQDMWRMSGIFRDVTLLHKPVTQLSDVRITTHLNEDFSHAIVETQVVVKGVNDRAVQVCLQLWRDQQCVGEKQQALGSEIIDERGAYSDRTTLKIPLANPLLWSAEAPHLYRAVVILRDEKGVTIEAEAWDVGLRKVEIHQGLLKLNGKPLLIRGTNRHEHHPVNGQVMDVQTMRQDILLMKQHNFNAVRCSHYPNHPMWYRLCDRYGLYVVDEANIETHGMVPMNRLSDDPVWLPAMTERVTRMVLRDINHPSIIIWSLGNESGHGANHDALYRWIKSVDPSRPVQYEGGGANSAATDIICPMYARVDQDQPFPAVPKWSIKKWIGMPDETRPLILCEYAHAMGNSFGGFHKYWQAFRQYPRLQGGFVWDWVDQSLVKLDENGEPFSAYGGDFGDKPNDRQFCMNGLVFADRTPHPALYEAQQAQQFFQFELHRETPLRLEVTSEYLFRHSDNERLLWHVSQAGTRLAEGEVRLDITPQGKQVIVLDSLPAITENGDVWLTVKVQQINATDWSEAGHICAWDQWQLAGVLLATTPPIDGESPTLEVSHCHFDIRHGRHHWQFNRETGLLSQWWQAQQPTLLQPLQDQFTRAPLDNDIGVSEVTRIDPNAWVERWKAAGLYSLESQLEYCEAEALANEVQVRTVHSWQHDGKSLFISRKLWRIDCMGTLHVSVDVDVAFGTPPPARIGLTCQLAQVDEQVSWLGLGPHENYPDRQQSALFDYWQRPLEALYTPYVFPTENGLRCETQSLEYGDHHWQGKFHFNISRFSQQQLRETSHRHLLVAEPGTWLNLDGFHMGVGGDDSWSPSVSQEFLLDKSHYHYAISWQRR; encoded by the coding sequence ATGACATGTCTATCGGGTACAGTCGCCGCATCACTGGCAGCGATTATTGGCCGACGCGACTGGGAAAACCCAGCCGTCACGCAACTCAACCGCCTGGCCGCTCATCCGCCGTTTGCCAGTTGGCGTGATGAACGTGAAGCCTGCAATGACGCGCCTTCAGCGAGTCTGATAAGTCTTAACGGTGACTGGCAGTTTAGCTACTTTACGCAACCCGAGAAGGTTCCAGAAACCTGGCTGTCTGCGGACTTACCTGATGCACAAACTTTACCCGTCCCTTCAAACTGGCAAATGCACGGTTTTGATGCCCCTATTTATACCAATGTCACGTATCCAATCCCGGTCACGCCGCCGCACGTCCCGGAAGAAAATCCTACCGGTTGTTACTCGCTCACATTTAATGTTGATGCTTCCTGGCTCGAGAGTGGACAGCCACGGATTATTTTTGATGGCGTGAACTCTGCATTCCACCTGTGGTGCAACGGCCACTGGATAGGCTACGGACAGGACAGCCGCCTGCCCTCTGAATTTGACCTCAGCAAAGTGCTCAATGCCGGGGAAAACCGGATCGCGGTAATGGTGCTGCGTTGGTGTGACGGTAGTTATCTCGAAGATCAGGATATGTGGCGGATGAGCGGGATTTTCCGCGATGTGACGCTGCTGCATAAACCCGTGACTCAGTTGAGCGATGTGCGGATCACAACGCATCTTAATGAAGATTTTAGCCACGCCATTGTTGAAACGCAGGTGGTGGTAAAAGGTGTAAATGACCGCGCGGTGCAAGTCTGTCTGCAACTGTGGCGTGACCAACAGTGTGTAGGGGAAAAACAGCAGGCGCTCGGCAGTGAGATTATTGATGAACGTGGTGCATACAGTGACCGCACGACGCTCAAAATCCCGCTGGCCAACCCGCTGCTGTGGAGTGCCGAAGCGCCTCATCTTTATCGCGCAGTGGTGATTTTGCGCGATGAGAAAGGTGTAACCATAGAAGCAGAAGCCTGGGACGTCGGCTTGCGTAAAGTCGAAATTCATCAGGGATTGTTGAAGTTAAACGGCAAACCCTTGCTGATCCGTGGCACCAATCGCCATGAGCATCATCCGGTTAATGGCCAGGTCATGGATGTTCAAACCATGCGCCAGGACATCTTGCTCATGAAGCAGCACAACTTTAATGCGGTACGCTGCTCGCATTATCCAAATCATCCAATGTGGTATCGCCTGTGCGACCGTTACGGCCTGTATGTGGTGGATGAGGCGAACATTGAAACCCACGGCATGGTGCCGATGAATCGCCTGAGTGACGACCCGGTCTGGCTGCCCGCGATGACAGAACGCGTGACCCGCATGGTACTGCGCGATATCAACCATCCCTCAATTATCATCTGGTCGCTCGGTAACGAGTCCGGCCATGGTGCTAACCATGATGCCCTTTATCGCTGGATAAAATCAGTCGACCCTTCACGCCCAGTACAATATGAAGGCGGCGGTGCCAACAGTGCCGCCACCGATATTATTTGCCCCATGTATGCGCGCGTCGACCAGGATCAGCCCTTCCCGGCCGTACCAAAATGGTCAATTAAAAAATGGATCGGCATGCCCGATGAAACGCGCCCGCTCATTTTGTGTGAATACGCCCACGCTATGGGCAACAGCTTTGGCGGCTTCCATAAATATTGGCAAGCGTTCCGTCAGTATCCGCGTTTGCAAGGCGGTTTTGTCTGGGACTGGGTGGATCAATCTCTCGTTAAACTTGACGAGAACGGCGAACCCTTTTCGGCGTATGGCGGTGATTTTGGCGACAAACCAAACGATCGACAGTTCTGCATGAATGGCCTGGTATTTGCCGACCGCACACCACATCCGGCGCTGTATGAAGCCCAGCAAGCGCAACAGTTTTTCCAGTTTGAGCTTCATCGCGAAACCCCATTGCGCCTTGAAGTTACCAGCGAATATTTGTTCCGCCACAGTGATAACGAACGCTTGCTTTGGCACGTTTCGCAAGCGGGCACACGGCTTGCTGAAGGTGAAGTGCGGCTCGATATCACACCGCAGGGTAAACAGGTTATCGTGCTCGACTCACTTCCTGCCATTACTGAAAATGGCGACGTATGGCTGACCGTAAAGGTACAGCAAATTAACGCCACAGACTGGTCTGAGGCTGGGCATATTTGCGCCTGGGACCAGTGGCAACTTGCGGGCGTTCTTCTTGCAACGACACCACCCATTGACGGCGAGTCCCCAACGCTTGAGGTCAGCCATTGTCATTTTGATATCCGCCATGGCCGACATCATTGGCAATTCAATCGTGAAACTGGATTACTGAGCCAGTGGTGGCAAGCGCAGCAACCCACGCTGTTACAGCCACTCCAGGATCAGTTCACCCGTGCTCCGTTAGATAATGATATCGGTGTCAGTGAAGTGACACGCATTGATCCCAATGCCTGGGTCGAACGCTGGAAAGCGGCGGGGTTGTACTCACTTGAATCCCAGTTGGAATACTGTGAGGCTGAAGCCCTGGCAAATGAAGTTCAGGTACGTACGGTGCATAGTTGGCAGCACGACGGAAAATCGTTGTTTATCAGCCGCAAACTTTGGCGAATCGATTGCATGGGCACACTCCACGTCAGTGTGGATGTTGACGTTGCTTTTGGCACTCCTCCACCTGCGCGTATCGGGCTTACCTGCCAGTTAGCGCAGGTTGACGAACAAGTGAGCTGGCTGGGTCTGGGTCCGCACGAGAACTATCCCGATCGTCAGCAATCGGCTCTGTTTGATTACTGGCAGCGCCCGCTTGAAGCGCTATATACCCCGTATGTTTTCCCAACGGAAAACGGGCTGCGTTGTGAAACTCAAAGCCTGGAATATGGCGATCATCACTGGCAGGGTAAATTCCACTTCAACATCAGCCGCTTTAGCCAACAGCAATTGCGCGAAACCTCGCATCGCCATTTGCTCGTGGCGGAGCCTGGTACGTGGCTAAATCTGGATGGTTTCCACATGGGCGTTGGGGGAGATGACTCCTGGAGCCCCAGCGTTTCACAAGAGTTCCTGCTTGATAAATCCCATTATCACTATGCGATAAGCTGGCAACGACGCTAA
- the drpB gene encoding cell division protein DrpB encodes MSNTDPKKKKRTPIGKFMLWLFYLFCIYAVFCLFKAGVAFSHIHAATGQELGVRAGEFAGTLIILIYLGFLGGITGLLAWLTRAK; translated from the coding sequence ATGAGTAACACTGATCCAAAAAAGAAAAAGAGAACGCCCATTGGGAAGTTTATGCTATGGCTGTTCTATTTATTCTGTATTTATGCTGTTTTCTGTTTATTTAAAGCAGGTGTAGCCTTTAGCCATATACACGCGGCCACAGGGCAAGAATTAGGCGTCAGAGCCGGAGAGTTTGCCGGGACATTAATCATTCTCATATATCTCGGATTTCTTGGTGGGATTACCGGCCTTCTGGCCTGGTTAACTCGCGCGAAATAA
- the ansP gene encoding L-asparagine permease: protein MQTLHKTEVEKHAAKRRWLNSHDSGYHKAMGNRQVQMIAIGGAIGTGLFLGAGARLQMAGPALALVYLVCGIFSFFILRALGELVLHRPSSGSFVSYAREFLGEKASYVAGWMYFVNWAMTGIVDITAVALYMHYWGAFGDVPQWVFALCALGIVGTMNMIGVKWFAEMEFWFALIKVLAIVVFLVVGTIFLGSGKMLDGNTTGFHLITDNGGLFPHGLLPALVLVQGVVFAFASIELVGTAAGECKDPQTMVPKAINSVIWRIGLFYVGSVVLLVLLLPWNAYQAGQSPFVTFFSKLGVPYIGDIMNMVVLSAALSSLNSGLYSTGRILRSMSMGGSAPKFMSKMSKQQVPYAGILVTLGVYVFGVLLNYLVPSQVFEIVLNIASLGIISSWAFIVICQLRLRKAIKEGKAADVRFKLPGAPFTSWLTLLFLFSVLVLMGFDYPNGTYTIASIPLIALVLVLGWFGVRKRVHEIANEVHLHHEESTTLSDKR from the coding sequence ATGCAAACACTACATAAAACGGAAGTGGAAAAGCACGCGGCTAAACGGCGCTGGCTGAATTCTCACGATTCCGGGTATCACAAAGCGATGGGCAACCGTCAGGTTCAGATGATTGCCATCGGCGGAGCCATTGGCACCGGCCTCTTTTTAGGTGCAGGCGCGCGACTGCAAATGGCGGGCCCCGCATTAGCACTGGTGTATCTGGTGTGCGGGATCTTTTCATTCTTCATTTTACGTGCGCTAGGTGAATTGGTGCTGCACCGCCCGTCGAGCGGCAGCTTTGTCTCTTACGCCCGCGAGTTTCTGGGCGAAAAAGCCTCTTATGTTGCGGGTTGGATGTACTTCGTCAACTGGGCAATGACCGGCATTGTCGATATCACCGCCGTCGCGCTTTACATGCACTACTGGGGCGCATTCGGTGATGTGCCGCAATGGGTCTTTGCCCTTTGCGCGCTGGGGATTGTCGGCACCATGAACATGATCGGCGTGAAATGGTTCGCCGAAATGGAGTTCTGGTTCGCATTAATCAAAGTCCTCGCCATCGTGGTCTTTTTGGTTGTCGGTACGATTTTCCTCGGCAGCGGTAAAATGCTTGATGGCAACACGACGGGCTTCCACTTAATCACGGATAACGGCGGCCTCTTCCCACATGGTTTGCTCCCCGCACTGGTTCTTGTGCAAGGTGTTGTCTTTGCCTTCGCGTCTATCGAACTGGTGGGGACGGCTGCGGGTGAATGTAAAGACCCACAAACGATGGTGCCGAAAGCCATTAACAGCGTTATCTGGCGTATCGGTCTGTTTTACGTGGGTTCAGTGGTTTTACTGGTGCTGCTGTTGCCGTGGAATGCCTATCAAGCGGGACAAAGTCCGTTTGTGACATTTTTCTCAAAACTCGGCGTGCCATACATTGGCGACATCATGAACATGGTGGTACTGAGTGCTGCTCTTTCCAGCCTCAACTCTGGCCTCTATTCCACCGGACGCATTCTGCGTTCGATGTCGATGGGCGGTTCAGCACCTAAATTCATGTCGAAGATGAGCAAGCAACAAGTTCCTTACGCCGGGATTCTGGTTACGCTTGGCGTATACGTGTTTGGCGTGCTGCTGAATTACCTGGTGCCTTCGCAAGTGTTCGAAATCGTCCTCAATATTGCGTCGCTGGGTATTATCTCTTCCTGGGCATTTATCGTGATTTGCCAGCTGCGTTTACGCAAAGCCATTAAAGAAGGCAAAGCGGCAGATGTCCGCTTTAAATTACCCGGTGCGCCGTTCACATCATGGCTGACGCTGCTATTCCTGTTTAGCGTGTTGGTGCTGATGGGTTTTGATTACCCGAATGGAACGTACACCATTGCATCTATTCCGCTGATTGCTTTGGTACTGGTGCTGGGCTGGTTTGGTGTTCGTAAACGTGTACACGAAATTGCCAACGAGGTGCATCTCCACCATGAAGAAAGCACAACGTTAAGCGATAAGCGTTAA
- the pqqU gene encoding TonB-dependent receptor PqqU, which produces MKIVQHGKISLPLILVPALSSFALPALATEDTMVVTATQGTISELDTPAAVSVVNGDDMRQAAPRINLSESLSSVPGLQVQNRRNYAQDLQLSIRGFGSRSTYGVRGIRMYVDGIPATMPDGQGQTSNIDLNSVESVEILRGPFSALYGNASGGVMNVTTTTGTQPPTFEASSYYGSFGSWRNSIKATGATGDGTQAGDVDYAVSASRFTTHGYRDHSSAQKNLGNAKLGVRLNEASKLTLMLNSVDIDANDPGGLTEQEWHDNPTQAPRAEQYNTRKTTKQTQAGLRYDRQLSANDDLSIMTYAGVRETTQYQSIPVAPQLKPTHPGGVIELSRHYQGIDSRWTHRGNLLSVPVTFTTGVDYETLSEKRKGYENFVVENGTTVLGEKGDLRRDERNLMWNVDPYLQTAWQLTDKLSLDAGVRFSSVYFDSNDEYITTLNGDDSGNASYHKWLPAAALKYAITDAWNVYTSAGRGFETPTINELSYRDNGQSGLNFGLKPATSDTVEIGSKTRFGNSLLTAALFQTDTDDEIVADQSSGGRTTYKNAGETRRRGMELSADSQLGYDWRIKMAWTYLDATYRSNACGDDHCEGNRLPGIARNMGYASLEYAPPEGFYAGADVRYMSDIQANDENTAQAPAYTVASLNSGYKLRFQERWMLDVWGRVDNLFDREYVGSVIVNESNGRYFEPAPGRNYGVGVNLSYTFL; this is translated from the coding sequence ATGAAAATTGTGCAACATGGAAAGATTTCCCTTCCACTGATACTTGTCCCGGCGCTGTCGTCTTTTGCCCTTCCTGCGCTTGCGACAGAAGACACGATGGTCGTCACCGCCACGCAAGGTACGATTTCCGAGCTGGATACGCCGGCAGCGGTGAGTGTCGTTAATGGCGACGATATGCGCCAGGCCGCTCCACGCATCAATCTCTCAGAAAGCCTGAGCAGCGTACCTGGCCTGCAAGTCCAGAATCGCCGGAACTATGCGCAAGATTTACAACTTTCGATTCGTGGATTTGGATCGCGCTCAACTTATGGCGTGCGCGGAATAAGGATGTATGTTGACGGTATTCCCGCCACGATGCCCGACGGGCAAGGCCAAACCTCGAATATCGATTTAAACAGCGTTGAAAGCGTTGAGATTTTACGCGGCCCTTTCTCTGCGTTGTACGGAAACGCCTCCGGCGGCGTGATGAATGTCACCACCACCACTGGTACACAGCCACCGACCTTTGAAGCCAGTAGTTATTACGGCAGTTTCGGAAGCTGGCGCAACAGTATAAAAGCCACAGGCGCGACGGGCGACGGCACCCAGGCCGGCGATGTCGATTACGCCGTTTCTGCTTCACGCTTTACCACGCACGGTTATCGTGACCATAGCAGCGCACAAAAAAATCTGGGTAACGCCAAACTTGGCGTGCGGCTTAACGAAGCCAGCAAACTCACGCTGATGCTCAATAGTGTCGATATTGATGCCAACGATCCGGGCGGTTTAACCGAACAGGAATGGCATGACAACCCGACTCAGGCACCCCGCGCTGAGCAATACAATACGCGCAAGACGACTAAACAGACCCAGGCTGGGCTGCGTTATGACCGGCAGCTTTCGGCTAACGATGATCTCAGTATCATGACCTATGCGGGCGTGCGAGAAACCACGCAATACCAATCCATACCCGTCGCTCCGCAGTTAAAGCCAACACATCCGGGTGGTGTTATCGAGCTTTCACGCCATTATCAAGGGATCGATTCACGCTGGACGCACCGTGGCAATCTGCTGTCCGTCCCGGTGACGTTTACCACTGGTGTTGATTACGAAACGCTGTCAGAAAAGCGCAAAGGTTATGAAAACTTTGTGGTGGAAAACGGCACCACGGTCTTGGGTGAGAAAGGCGATTTGCGCCGTGACGAACGCAATCTGATGTGGAACGTTGACCCTTACCTACAAACTGCATGGCAACTTACCGATAAGTTGAGTCTGGATGCAGGTGTACGCTTTAGCTCGGTTTACTTCGACTCCAATGATGAATACATCACCACGTTGAATGGCGATGACAGCGGCAATGCGAGCTATCACAAATGGCTGCCAGCCGCCGCGCTGAAATATGCAATTACTGACGCGTGGAATGTTTACACATCGGCGGGACGCGGCTTTGAAACACCGACCATCAACGAACTCTCGTATCGTGATAACGGCCAATCCGGTTTGAATTTTGGCTTAAAACCGGCCACCAGCGATACCGTGGAAATCGGCAGCAAAACCCGTTTCGGTAACAGCCTGTTGACGGCGGCGCTATTCCAGACCGACACCGACGACGAGATTGTTGCTGACCAAAGTAGCGGCGGGCGCACGACCTATAAAAATGCCGGAGAAACACGACGCCGGGGCATGGAGCTATCCGCCGATAGCCAGCTTGGCTATGACTGGCGTATCAAAATGGCGTGGACCTATCTGGATGCAACGTATCGCAGCAACGCGTGTGGTGATGACCATTGCGAGGGGAATCGTCTCCCGGGTATTGCGCGTAACATGGGCTACGCATCGCTTGAATATGCACCACCAGAGGGGTTCTATGCCGGTGCAGACGTTCGTTATATGAGCGATATTCAAGCCAATGATGAGAATACTGCCCAGGCCCCCGCTTATACAGTTGCCTCACTGAACAGCGGTTATAAGCTGCGTTTTCAGGAACGCTGGATGTTGGATGTGTGGGGGCGTGTCGATAACTTATTCGACAGGGAATATGTGGGTTCTGTCATCGTAAATGAAAGTAACGGTCGTTACTTCGAACCAGCTCCGGGACGCAATTACGGCGTGGGAGTGAATTTGAGTTACACCTTCCTGTAA
- the tonB gene encoding TonB system transport protein TonB, which translates to MTLDLPRRFPWPTALSVVLHGAVVAGLLYTSVHQVIELPAPAQPISVTMVAPAELEPPQPEVVQPPPEPVVEPEPIPEPPKEAPVVIQKPEPKPKPKPKPKPVKKVEQPKREVQPVEPRPTAPVTNTAPARPAPVAKTAPVASTAPVATGPRALSRNSPQYPARAHALRIEGKVRVKFDVGPDGSVSNVSILSAQPANMFEREVKMAMKKWRYESGKPGQGLIVNVVFKLNGGATME; encoded by the coding sequence ATGACCCTTGATTTACCTCGCCGCTTTCCATGGCCGACCGCACTTTCGGTTGTGCTACATGGTGCTGTTGTCGCGGGGTTGCTCTACACCTCGGTACATCAGGTTATTGAGTTGCCAGCGCCTGCACAACCTATCAGTGTCACCATGGTGGCACCTGCTGAGTTGGAACCTCCACAACCTGAAGTTGTGCAGCCACCACCCGAGCCAGTAGTGGAACCTGAACCGATTCCCGAGCCGCCGAAAGAGGCACCGGTTGTTATTCAAAAGCCAGAGCCAAAACCGAAACCGAAGCCAAAACCAAAGCCGGTGAAAAAGGTTGAGCAGCCGAAGCGTGAAGTTCAGCCGGTTGAACCGCGCCCGACAGCGCCGGTAACCAATACGGCGCCAGCACGTCCGGCTCCGGTTGCTAAGACTGCGCCAGTGGCGTCGACCGCTCCGGTGGCGACAGGGCCGCGTGCGCTTAGCCGAAATTCACCTCAGTATCCGGCTCGTGCACATGCGTTACGCATTGAAGGTAAAGTGCGAGTGAAGTTTGATGTTGGCCCGGATGGTAGCGTGAGTAACGTGAGTATCCTCTCCGCACAGCCCGCCAACATGTTTGAGCGCGAAGTGAAAATGGCGATGAAAAAATGGCGCTATGAAAGCGGTAAGCCAGGCCAGGGTTTAATTGTCAACGTGGTGTTCAAGCTTAACGGCGGCGCAACGATGGAGTAA
- a CDS encoding YciI family protein, with amino-acid sequence MLYVIYAEDNADSLEKRLAVRPAHLARLQLLRDEGRLLTAGPMPAVDSNDPGAAGFTGSTVIAEFTSLEEAQAWADADPYNAAGVYKHVAIKPYKKVF; translated from the coding sequence GTGCTGTATGTCATTTATGCGGAAGATAATGCCGACTCTCTCGAAAAGCGGCTAGCTGTGCGCCCTGCCCATTTAGCTCGTCTACAATTACTGCGCGATGAAGGTCGTCTGTTAACCGCCGGGCCAATGCCTGCCGTTGATAGTAATGATCCTGGTGCGGCGGGTTTTACCGGTTCAACGGTGATTGCGGAGTTTACATCGCTGGAAGAGGCTCAAGCTTGGGCCGATGCTGATCCTTATAACGCCGCCGGTGTTTATAAGCATGTGGCGATCAAGCCATACAAAAAAGTTTTCTAA
- a CDS encoding anti-virulence regulator CigR family protein encodes MFKRRTLKTALAAVISLSVLAAPVFANPGNGNGGGGQGNGGGNHGNNGNSANHGNSGKNADHGNKGQGNEKSNEDHGSRKNYGKPDHVDSDINFSRARSLAVNYGLVGYQALPPGIAKNLARGKPLPPGIAKKTLPASMINDLPYYPGYEWRAVGNDLVLIALSTAIVTSIINGVFD; translated from the coding sequence ATGTTTAAGCGTCGCACTCTCAAAACTGCACTTGCGGCGGTTATATCTCTCAGTGTCCTTGCTGCACCCGTTTTTGCAAACCCAGGAAACGGTAATGGAGGTGGCGGGCAAGGCAATGGCGGTGGAAATCACGGTAATAACGGTAATAGTGCTAACCATGGCAACAGTGGTAAAAACGCGGACCATGGCAATAAAGGTCAGGGTAACGAAAAGTCGAATGAGGATCATGGAAGCCGCAAGAACTACGGTAAACCAGACCATGTCGACTCTGATATCAACTTCTCTCGCGCTCGATCCCTTGCTGTGAATTATGGCCTTGTTGGATATCAGGCGCTTCCTCCGGGTATCGCTAAAAATTTAGCGCGTGGTAAACCATTGCCTCCAGGTATTGCTAAAAAAACTTTGCCTGCATCAATGATTAACGATTTACCATATTACCCTGGCTATGAATGGCGAGCCGTTGGTAATGATTTGGTGCTTATTGCTTTAAGCACGGCCATTGTGACTTCCATCATTAACGGCGTTTTCGATTAA
- a CDS encoding YciY family protein, translating into MRRSRTEVGRWRMLRQTQRRRSRWLEGQSRRNMRIHAIRKCQANRARNSLLFAIHDQWAS; encoded by the coding sequence ATGAGGCGTAGTAGAACTGAGGTCGGACGGTGGCGTATGCTTCGTCAGACGCAACGGCGCAGATCGCGTTGGCTGGAAGGTCAGTCACGCCGCAACATGCGAATTCACGCCATCAGAAAGTGCCAGGCAAACCGCGCGCGTAATTCCTTGTTGTTTGCCATTCACGATCAATGGGCGTCGTAA
- the cls gene encoding cardiolipin synthase — translation MTTFYTVFSWLIILGYWLLIAGVTLRILMKRRAVPSAMAWLLIIYILPLVGIIAYLSFGELHLGKRRAERARAMWPSTAKWLNDLKSCKHIFAEENSEVATSLFQLCERRQGIGGVKGNQLQLLTTSDETMHALIRDIQLARHNIEMVFYIWQPGGLADQVAESLMAAARRGIHCRLLLDSAGSVAFFRSPWANMMRNAGVEVVEALKVNLMRVFLRRMDLRQHRKMVMIDNYIAYTGSMNLVDPRFFKQDAGVGQWVDLMARMEGPVATAMGIVYSCDWEIETGKRILPPAPDTNIMPFEEATGHTIHTIASGPGFPEDLIHQALLTSVYAAREYLIMTTPYFVPSDDLLHAICTAAQRGVDVSIIVPRKNDSLLVGWASRAFFTELLAAGVKIYQFEGGLLHTKSVLVDGQLSLVGTVNLDMRSLWLNFEITLVIDDSGFASDLAAVQDDYISRSRLLDPRLWVKRPMWQRVVERLFYFFSPLL, via the coding sequence ATGACAACCTTCTATACAGTCTTTAGTTGGCTGATAATTTTAGGTTACTGGCTTTTAATAGCCGGCGTGACGCTGCGAATTTTGATGAAGCGTCGTGCAGTTCCTTCAGCCATGGCATGGCTTCTTATCATTTATATTCTTCCGCTGGTCGGAATCATTGCCTATCTCTCGTTTGGCGAATTGCATCTGGGCAAACGCCGCGCAGAGCGTGCGCGCGCCATGTGGCCTTCGACGGCCAAGTGGTTAAACGACCTTAAAAGCTGCAAACATATTTTTGCCGAAGAAAACAGTGAGGTCGCAACGTCACTGTTTCAACTGTGTGAACGACGTCAGGGGATTGGCGGTGTAAAAGGCAACCAGCTCCAGTTGCTCACTACGTCTGATGAAACGATGCATGCGCTGATTCGTGATATTCAACTGGCCCGCCATAACATCGAGATGGTGTTTTATATCTGGCAACCCGGTGGTTTAGCCGATCAAGTCGCCGAATCGCTGATGGCTGCCGCGCGTCGTGGTATTCATTGCCGCTTGCTGTTGGACTCGGCGGGGAGTGTCGCATTCTTCCGCAGCCCCTGGGCAAACATGATGCGTAACGCGGGCGTGGAAGTGGTCGAAGCGCTGAAAGTTAATCTTATGCGTGTGTTCCTGCGCCGCATGGATTTACGCCAGCATCGTAAAATGGTGATGATCGATAATTACATCGCTTATACCGGCAGCATGAACCTGGTTGATCCGCGCTTCTTTAAACAAGATGCCGGCGTCGGGCAATGGGTCGATTTAATGGCGCGTATGGAAGGCCCGGTCGCCACCGCGATGGGGATTGTGTACTCCTGCGACTGGGAAATAGAAACCGGGAAACGTATTTTACCGCCAGCCCCAGATACAAATATTATGCCTTTTGAAGAGGCCACTGGGCACACGATTCATACCATTGCTTCAGGCCCTGGATTCCCTGAAGACCTGATTCATCAAGCGCTTCTGACATCGGTTTATGCGGCGCGTGAATATCTGATAATGACGACCCCTTACTTTGTGCCAAGTGACGACTTGCTCCATGCCATTTGCACCGCGGCGCAACGTGGCGTCGACGTGAGTATTATCGTTCCACGTAAGAATGACTCACTACTGGTGGGCTGGGCCAGCCGCGCCTTCTTTACTGAGTTGCTTGCCGCAGGGGTGAAGATTTATCAGTTCGAAGGCGGTTTGCTGCATACCAAGAGCGTGCTGGTTGATGGGCAATTGAGTTTAGTCGGTACTGTGAATCTGGACATGCGCAGCTTGTGGCTGAATTTCGAGATAACTTTGGTTATTGATGACTCCGGTTTTGCCAGCGATCTTGCTGCGGTTCAGGACGACTATATATCCCGCTCTCGCTTACTGGACCCGCGTTTGTGGGTTAAGCGCCCAATGTGGCAGCGTGTAGTAGAGCGACTGTTTTACTTCTTTAGCCCGTTGCTGTAA
- a CDS encoding HI1450 family dsDNA-mimic protein: MEMDLNNRLTEDETLEQAYDIFLELAVDNLDPADVILFNLQFEERGGAELFDPAEDWQEHVDFDLNPDFFAEVVIGLADTDGGEINDIFARVLLCREKDHKLCHILWRE, from the coding sequence ATGGAAATGGATCTGAACAATCGCCTGACAGAAGATGAAACTCTCGAGCAGGCTTACGATATTTTTCTCGAGCTGGCGGTCGATAACCTCGATCCGGCAGATGTGATTTTGTTTAATCTGCAATTTGAAGAGCGTGGCGGTGCTGAGCTTTTTGACCCAGCCGAAGACTGGCAGGAACATGTGGATTTCGACCTGAATCCAGATTTCTTTGCTGAAGTGGTTATTGGCCTTGCGGATACCGACGGCGGGGAAATCAATGACATCTTCGCACGTGTACTGTTGTGCCGTGAGAAAGACCATAAACTTTGCCATATTCTCTGGCGCGAATAA